GGTCAGCGTGGAAGGTCTGTCCAAGCGCTATCAATTAGGGGCGACGCATGCCCATACGGGGTCGTTAGCCGGCGCGCTGGCCCAGGGACTCCGTCGGCTCGTTGGACGGCGCCCCGACGTCCCCGCATCGCCCCCCGACAGCCTGTGGGCCCTGCGTGACGTCTCCTTTGAAATCAAGAAAGGGGAAGTCTTCGGCGTCATCGGCACGAACGGCTCCGGCAAGAGCACGCTGCTGAAGATTCTCTCCCGTGTGACGGAACCGACCACGGGCCGTGCGCGCATCAACGGTCGGTTTTGCGGCCTGTTAGAAGTGGGCACCGGCTTCCATCCCGAACTGACCGGCCGCGACAACGTCTTCATGAGCGGCGCCATCCTGGGGATGAAACGAGAGGAGATCGCCCGCAAGTTCGACGAAATCGT
This window of the Nitrospira sp. genome carries:
- a CDS encoding ABC transporter ATP-binding protein is translated as MSDTAVSVEGLSKRYQLGATHAHTGSLAGALAQGLRRLVGRRPDVPASPPDSLWALRDVSFEIKKGEVFGVIGTNGSGKSTLLKILSRVTEPTTGRARINGRFCGLLEVGTGFHPELTGRDNVFMSGAILGMKREEIARKFDEIV